The genomic region AGCCCTGGCCTGACGGCCTATCGTGCAGTCAGCTTCGAACGAAAGAACGCGGCGGCCCTTTCAACAACGCCATGTTGCAGAAGGTCGTTGTGACCGGCACCCCTGACCCGGGTGAATGTGGCGTTCTTCCCTGCTCCGCGATGCAGGGTTTGGCCATGGTCGAACGGCACGACACGATCGGCATCGCCGTGAAAGATCGCGATGGGCTCGCTAACGCGGCTTATCTTCTCCACCGATGGGAAGGGATGGCGCAGCAAGCAGCGGACCGGCAGGAACGGATACCGTCCTTGGGCAACGGCAAGCAGTGAATCGAAGGGCGACAGCAGGACAACAGCCGCCGCCTGCCGGTTTTCAGCGGCATGGATCGCCATCGCCGTACCCAGTGAGTGGCCATACAGGAAGATCGGATTGTCCGATTTCCCGTCGAGGTAATCAAACGCTGAAAGCGCGTCGGAGTACAATCCTTCCTGGGAAGGTGATCCGCTCGAACCGTTATAGCCGCGATACTCCGCAACCAATACGCCGAAGCCGGCTTTTTCGAAGGCGGAGGCCTCCGGCAGGATTTGGATCGCATCGCCGCCATTGCCGTGAAACACGATCACCCAGGCCTCACCGTCTTCTGCCGGATGTTCAACCAGATTGAGCATTTCTCCATCTTGTGCCGCCAGGTGCAATGGGTGAAACGATGGGTACTCCGCCGGCATTGGTTTGACCGGTGGGGCAGGAAATATCATCCTGTCCTGATTGAGATACAAGAAGCCAGTTGCTGCGCCGATCAGGCACAAGCCGGCGGCGGCAATACCCATAACAATGTACAAGAGCTTGCGGGCCATGCCGCCGGTTATCTGTTGTTATTCAGCCGGGCGCAAGCTGGCTCGGGTTTGCGGTGCAGAACTTCGATCGAGCCACGCCCAGGCAGGACGATGGAACAGGAACCGGCCATGGCCCGTCCACTGGATGCCCCAATAGATCAGGACCGGACCGCTGGCGGCAGCCAGCATCACCAAGGCGGAAACCGAGCCGATATCCAGGAAGGGCGCAAATTTCAGCAGAACGGCACGTGAGATTGCCATGGGAAGAAAAAAGGCCAGATAAACAACGATGGAATTGCGGCCGAGATATTCCAGAAAGCCGGTCCAGGGGAGTTTTGAAAGCAGTACCGAGCCACAGATGATGGCAAGCGCCCCCATGCCGCCAAGCATGAGCGAAACGATGGGCAGGTTCGAGTAACTGGAAATGCCGAGCACCGCCTGCACACTGGGCGCGACCGGGGCAAAGACGATCAGTGCGTTGACAAGTGCCCATACTGCCAGCAGGGCAAGCGCGATAGCGCCGTTCTGGCGTACCCGGTCTGCAAGCGCAAAAATGCTTCCGGCAAACAGATAACCTGCCAGGAAATAGACGTAACGGGCAGCGAATTCATCCACCATCAGCCAGCCGGTATGGACCGGCAAAATCTCCAAAAGGGCTGCAAAGCCAAGAACGCTCCACCATGGCAGTTGCTTTGTCAGCCGCGTCACAATGAAGAAGACCGGCAACATGTAGATGAACCACAGCGTGCCGAATGGCTCGACAAATGAAAGGAAGTATCTGCCGGCAAGCTCAGCCGGCGACAGGCCCTCTGCTATCCAGCCCGGCGCCTTGAAGGCGAACTGTATGGTCAGCCACAGCACATAGAAGTACAGAAAATGAACGACCTTGCGGTCGAAATAACGCAGCCAGGGACGGTCGATGACAAGCCCGAGAAAGAGGCCGGAAATCAGAAAGAAATCCGGCATGCGGAATGGCCGCGAGAACTCGACGACATAGCCAAGCCAGCCGGTATCACCGGCAGCTTTTTCGACACCGAGTGTGGAATGCATCATGACGACAAGAAGGATGCAAATGCCCTTGGCGTAATCTACCCAGTCAATCCGCGTCTTTTGACGGAAAAATGCCGCTGGGCCAACGCCGGTTGCCGATGTCATATGCATGCGCGACTCCTTGCATTCACCGGAGCCTGCAGCGTTTGCGGCAGCCGGCAGAACGGTTGGCGCCATTATTTTGCAGAAGTATTGGGAATTTCTTTTCCGAACTGTTCAAATTTTAACAATCTGTCCCGAATTCGGGCGCTTTGGTAAATATCACGCATAAACAGCAGCGTTCTTTACCCCTCATTAAATGGCCTCATTTACACTTCACTTACCCTGAAAATTCAAAGTCGGCCAAGTCCCCCAAAACCTGATCTGCCAGCAAGGCAACAGAGCGCCCCCAGGCGTTTCTGACGACGGGGATCACAGCCGCACGATCTGCAGGAGTGGACGGAAAATGGCAAGACGAAGACCGCCCCGCGCCCGCATTGAGCCCGGCTTTGACGAGACGCCATCGCCGGGCCGCAGGGATGACCTGTCCAGGCAAGCAGCTGCTTCTTCCGCCGCTCCCCGCCGCCAGAACCGGAATCATAATCAAGGCCGCCGGCGCAAAACGGCCCGGCGGAGCGGTCTTTCGCGGCTCGTCCGCTTTGCCACCTATTGGACCGTGGTGATCGGCATCTGGGGGTTCATAGCGGTTGCCGGCATGTTCGTTTGGTATGGTGCCAAGCTGCCGCAATCCTCCAATTGGCAAATTCCCGACCGGCCACCCAATGTGCGGATCGTCTCCGTGGACGGGGACCTGGTCGCAAACCGCGGTCTTACCGGCGGAGAGACGGTCTCCCTCGATGAGATGTCGCCCTACATTCCCATGGCCGTAATTGCCATCGAGGACCGGCGCTTTCATTCGCATTTTGGTATTGATCCGCTTGGGATTGCCCGCGCCATGGTCTCCAACATCATGGCGGGCCGGCTCGTTCAGGGCGGGTCCACCCTGACCCAGCAATTGGCAAAGAACCTGTTTCTTGAACCCCGCAGAGATCTCGAGCGCAAAGTGCAGGAGGCCATCATCGCCGTCTGGCTTGAGCACAGATTTACCAAGGACGAAATCCTCGAACTTTATCTCAACCGGGTGTATTTCGGTTCCGGTGCCTATGGCGTCGATGCAGCCGCTAGGCGCTATTTCAGCAAATCTGCGCGCGACGTAAACCTTGCCGAAGCCGCTATGCTGGCAGGCTTGCTCAAGGCACCTTCCGCCCTTAGCCCGGCGCGCAATCCGAAAGGGGCGGAAGAGCGCTCGCAAGTGGTTTTGCATGCCATGCGGCGCACCGGGTTTGTCACTGACCGGGAAATGGCTGCCGCGCTTTCCATGGAAGCCAAAAAGGCAAAGCACTATTGGAGCGGATCCCAGCATTACGTTGCCGATCTGGTGATGAAGCAGCTTCCTGGACTGATCGGGGAAGTGCGCCATGATGTAATCGTGGACACCACCATCGATCTCGACCTGCAGAAGAAGGCCGGAGCGCTTGTGCTTGGCAATATCGGCGATTTTGGTGAAAAACTGAACGTCAGCCAGGGAGCGCTCGTCTCCATCGATGGTACCGGCGCCATCCGGGCAATGGTTGGCGGTGCCGAATACGCAGAAAGTCAGTTCAACCGGGCGGTAGATGCGAAGCGCCAGCCAGGGTCTGCATTCAAGCCGCTGGTTTATCTTGCTGCCATGGAAAGCGGCCTCAATCCCGATTCGGTTCGGGTGGACAGGCCCGTCGCCATCGGTGCATGGAAACCGGAAAACTATGACCGGAAATATCGCGGTCCGGTCACGCTGTCCGAGGCACTGTCGCTCTCGCTCAATACGATTGCCGCCCAGATGATCTCCGAAACCGGAACCGACAAGGTGATCGGTGCCGCAAAACGGCTTGGAATCGGTTCAAAACTCGCACGCAATGCTTCCATTGCACTGGGTACATCCGAGGTAAGCCTGCTGGAACTGACGGCGGCCTATGCTCCCTTTGCCAATGGCGGATATCTTGCCGAACCCTTCGTCATCAAGCGCGTGACCACCCAGGACGGCGAGATTCTTTATCAACGCAATCCCGCCGCCGCTGCGCAGGTTGTCGATCCAGTCGCGGTTGGCATGATGAACCAGATGCTGGAGCGTGCTGTTGAAGAGGGCACCGGCAAGGCGGCGCGGGTCAAGGGATGGGATGTTGCCGGCAAGACCGGCACGACGCAGAATTTCCGCGATGCGCTGTTTGTCGGCTATACTGCCAACCTGATCACCGGCGTGTGGTACGGCAATGACGATGGAGAACCCAGC from Salaquimonas pukyongi harbors:
- a CDS encoding alpha/beta hydrolase; this encodes MLNLVEHPAEDGEAWVIVFHGNGGDAIQILPEASAFEKAGFGVLVAEYRGYNGSSGSPSQEGLYSDALSAFDYLDGKSDNPIFLYGHSLGTAMAIHAAENRQAAAVVLLSPFDSLLAVAQGRYPFLPVRCLLRHPFPSVEKISRVSEPIAIFHGDADRVVPFDHGQTLHRGAGKNATFTRVRGAGHNDLLQHGVVERAAAFFRSKLTAR
- a CDS encoding acyltransferase family protein, with product MHMTSATGVGPAAFFRQKTRIDWVDYAKGICILLVVMMHSTLGVEKAAGDTGWLGYVVEFSRPFRMPDFFLISGLFLGLVIDRPWLRYFDRKVVHFLYFYVLWLTIQFAFKAPGWIAEGLSPAELAGRYFLSFVEPFGTLWFIYMLPVFFIVTRLTKQLPWWSVLGFAALLEILPVHTGWLMVDEFAARYVYFLAGYLFAGSIFALADRVRQNGAIALALLAVWALVNALIVFAPVAPSVQAVLGISSYSNLPIVSLMLGGMGALAIICGSVLLSKLPWTGFLEYLGRNSIVVYLAFFLPMAISRAVLLKFAPFLDIGSVSALVMLAAASGPVLIYWGIQWTGHGRFLFHRPAWAWLDRSSAPQTRASLRPAE
- a CDS encoding transglycosylase domain-containing protein, producing MARRRPPRARIEPGFDETPSPGRRDDLSRQAAASSAAPRRQNRNHNQGRRRKTARRSGLSRLVRFATYWTVVIGIWGFIAVAGMFVWYGAKLPQSSNWQIPDRPPNVRIVSVDGDLVANRGLTGGETVSLDEMSPYIPMAVIAIEDRRFHSHFGIDPLGIARAMVSNIMAGRLVQGGSTLTQQLAKNLFLEPRRDLERKVQEAIIAVWLEHRFTKDEILELYLNRVYFGSGAYGVDAAARRYFSKSARDVNLAEAAMLAGLLKAPSALSPARNPKGAEERSQVVLHAMRRTGFVTDREMAAALSMEAKKAKHYWSGSQHYVADLVMKQLPGLIGEVRHDVIVDTTIDLDLQKKAGALVLGNIGDFGEKLNVSQGALVSIDGTGAIRAMVGGAEYAESQFNRAVDAKRQPGSAFKPLVYLAAMESGLNPDSVRVDRPVAIGAWKPENYDRKYRGPVTLSEALSLSLNTIAAQMISETGTDKVIGAAKRLGIGSKLARNASIALGTSEVSLLELTAAYAPFANGGYLAEPFVIKRVTTQDGEILYQRNPAAAAQVVDPVAVGMMNQMLERAVEEGTGKAARVKGWDVAGKTGTTQNFRDALFVGYTANLITGVWYGNDDGEPSKKVTGGGLPAKTFSAFMSKAHEGVPVADLPGFYLPKTVAVIPTPRPGRGIGGLLSPRRRSGTSIAANQGGRQPSVNSQVRKPLSNMDGAPRPGAGLEGASGSQKKRRNLIELLLGG